TGAATGTTTTCAAGCAGGGTCTGCTCACCCACAAAAGCAGGCTGGTCAGAAAACTTCCCGTCGGGGGTGAAATACTGCAGGCTGACGGGCAACAATGACACATTGGCCTGAATGGCAGGTTGCACAAAATTGCTGTGAAAGTGCAGCGGCGCCTTGCCCTCGCCTGTTGTGCCTTCTGGAAACACCGCCACGCAGCGGCCTGTTTTCAAAACGCCCACTGCCGCATGAATGACATCACGCACCGCGTGGCGCTTGCCACGTTCAATAAAAAGGGTGCCACTTCGCTTGGCCAGCAAGCCGCCAATGGGCCATTTTGAAATTTCGGATTTGGCAATGAAAGTGACGGGGTGAACGCTATTGAATGCAAAAATATCCAGCCACGACACATGGGTGCTGTACAGCAAGCAAGGCTTGTGAATGGCGTAGTTCGACTCTGGGGTTTCGTAAACCACCCTCACCTGCACATTCAGGATGGAAAGCAAACGCCGCGCAAAACGTCGCTCAATTCCTTCCTTGATGGCCTTACTGAACAAAGGCCAGAAAACCAGGGCCAACACAAAGCCACCCAGCAGGTGACACACCAAACAAGAAATCATCCAGGCTTTGCGCATGGTTAACTGCCCTTGTGATTGAAGTTCTCGTGCCTGAAATCAGGCAACCAGCACTTTCATTTTGCTTTTTTCAAGACTGCTGTAGCCCACATTGCCATTGACCATGGTCAATTGCACCTTGCCCTGCATCGGAAAGCCTGTGAAGGGGGTGTGTTTGCCCTGGCTGATCAGGCTGGCTTCACCCACCACCCAATCCACATCGGGATTGAACAGGCACAGGTCTGCGGGCATGCCTGTACGCA
The nucleotide sequence above comes from Limnobacter thiooxidans. Encoded proteins:
- a CDS encoding lysophospholipid acyltransferase family protein; this translates as MRKAWMISCLVCHLLGGFVLALVFWPLFSKAIKEGIERRFARRLLSILNVQVRVVYETPESNYAIHKPCLLYSTHVSWLDIFAFNSVHPVTFIAKSEISKWPIGGLLAKRSGTLFIERGKRHAVRDVIHAAVGVLKTGRCVAVFPEGTTGEGKAPLHFHSNFVQPAIQANVSLLPVSLQYFTPDGKFSDQPAFVGEQTLLENIQVLLNSRDGFVVQLHIHAPMDTTGRTRHDLSDEAHARIAALCSMTAGVSSV